From the genome of Nicotiana sylvestris chromosome 2, ASM39365v2, whole genome shotgun sequence, one region includes:
- the LOC104214420 gene encoding uncharacterized protein, with translation MDVHLKYAFGRFQEQFGSGPGLGPGSGTNLMKIDGIAPPFIKSVYRAAAALYRTDPWRRLRPGHLFGVRVGKDSDWSGKKQPFSCIQFIGGDGGDIGLYMFRSENDAKKMTGSRETIRVPNVEVLRVTYDLDSVMLPSNKRFVISLALEVSGEDRYPVIDVGRCTTTGELQFRNPTLEELRFVYAVMKGASLLHPLLQQDYGAAPKWSRVTYFEPFIETVDVQWPAEMAKGNDLVAVTISHPPGRGYQEKYSSSSTSTPTKHSEAQMEETFIDVKSNAAVCLRECMLCEEKVSREQSVCCGHCSAVVYCSSVCQKQHWKEAHKDVCGLYRAMMEREEELAMKIFIFSCSAEQPCKWLESLGIHQKGMWRRKCNCYFHCPFGLLPVPGGLWDSWGGLDENEYPHDSPFHNHFRDGISSSVFLSGWLEYYSLRSLPLTSPVADILSHPLTIYYILTALNISSKNLLLKNKEVILHYIGPEGELDWMPAFAEIGHLLHGMGNIHIIMVGPEVPTNLSGTTSGIGSRVRVNLVRGLYQDEANYLPTPHVIMSLNCGLGSYSCWNGALDLIKSTNVPAYFTNESELSCSSSKQVLRAAGLHISYPVTPNPFRSPVRIFGTSTNFPSYSNCFLLGVNT, from the coding sequence ATGGACGTGCATTTGAAATATGCATTTGGTAGATTTCAAGAGCAATTTGGATCTGGACCTGGACTTGGTCCTGGATCAGGAACCAATCTTATGAAGATAGATGGTATTGCACCGCCTTTCATTAAGTCTGTATACAGAGCTGCTGCAGCTTTGTATAGAACTGATCCTTGGAGGCGGTTGCGCCCAGGTCATCTTTTCGGTGTAAGGGTAGGGAAGGATTCAGATTGGTCTGGCAAAAAACAGCCATTTTCTTGTATCCAATTTATTGGTGGAGATGGTGGGGATATAGGTCTTTATATGTTTAGGTCGGAAAATGATGCGAAGAAGATGACTGGTTCTAGGGAGACAATTCGGGTTCCAAATGTTGAGGTTTTGCGGGTTACTTATGACCTGGACTCTGTGATGCTCCCTTCAAATAAGAGATTTGTTATATCGTTGGCATTGGAGGTCTCAGGTGAAGATCGATATCCAGTGATTGACGTTGGCCGCTGCACAACCACTGGTGAGCTTCAGTTTAGGAATCCAACACTTGAAGAGCTTAGATTTGTGTATGCAGTAATGAAAGGAGCTTCTCTTCTGCACCCTTTGCTTCAGCAAGATTATGGTGCAGCTCCAAAGTGGTCTAGAGTGACATATTTTGAACCTTTCATCGAAACAGTTGATGTCCAGTGGCCTGCAGaaatggccaaaggaaatgatcTTGTGGCAGTAACAATTTCACACCCTCCTGGTCGAGGATATCAGGAAAAGTATAGCTCGTCATCAACTTCCACTCCCACCAAACATTCCGAAGCGCAAATGGAGGAGACGTTTATTGATGTGAAATCAAATGCAGCTGTCTGTTTGAGGGAGTGCATGCTGTGTGAGGAAAAGGTCAGCAGAGAACAGTCAGTTTGCTGCGGTCATTGCTCTGCAGTGGTCTATTGCAGTTCTGTCTGCCAGAAGCAGCATTGGAAGGAAGCGCACAAAGATGTTTGCGGACTTTACAGGGCCATGATGGAAAGAGAAGAAGAGCTGGCAATGAAGATCTTCATCTTTAGTTGTTCTGCTGAGCAGCCTTGTAAATGGCTTGAATCACTTGGTATTCACCAGAAAGGCATGTGGAGAAGAAAATGTAATTGTTATTTCCACTGTCCATTTGGTCTTCTTCCTGTTCCGGGTGGACTTTGGGATTCATGGGGTGGCTTGGATGAGAATGAATACCCTCATGATTCACCTTTTCATAATCATTTTAGAGATGGGATATCAAGCTCAGTCTTCTTATCTGGTTGGCTAGAGTACTACAGCCTCCGGTCATTACCACTAACGAGTCCCGTTGCAGATATTCTGTCTCATCCCTTGACAATCTATTACATATTGACAGCACTCAACATCAGCTCAAAGAATCTGTTACTCAAGAACAAAGAGGTGATCCTCCACTACATTGGACCTGAAGGTGAGTTAGATTGGATGCCAGCCTTTGCTGAGATTGGTCATCTACTCCACGGAATGGGCAATATACACATAATAATGGTCGGGCCAGAAGTCCCCACTAATTTATCCGGGACAACTTCTGGAATAGGTAGCAGAGTGAGGGTAAACCTTGTAAGGGGTCTTTACCAGGACGAAGCCAACTATCTGCCAACTCCTCACGTTATCATGTCTTTGAATTGTGGGTTAGGAAGCTATTCATGTTGGAATGGAGCTCTTGACTTGATAAAATCCACGAACGTTCCAGCTTATTTCACCAATGAGTCCGAACTTTCGTGCTCAAGTAGTAAACAAGTTCTTCGCGCTGCAGGGTTACATATTAGCTATCCTGTAACACCAAATCCTTTCCGTTCTCCTGTGAGGATTTTTGGCACTTCCACTAATTTCCCATCATATAGCAATTGTTTTTTGTTAGGAGTAAATACATGA
- the LOC104214411 gene encoding 15.4 kDa class V heat shock protein produces MEFSTFHPSTRNSFFTSPLLFPYHFIPENYVHWRETPESHIYSADLPGLKKEEIKVEVEDSRYLIIRTEAANETTEPTRSFLRKFRLPGMVDMNGICASYRDGVLTITVPRTLVRRGFFIEPADLPERMVNLGARAA; encoded by the exons ATGGAGTTCTCAACCTTCCACCCCTCTACACGGAATTCTTTCTTCACCTCTCCTCTCCTCTTTCCCTATCATTTCATTCCTGAGAATTATGTTCATTGGAGAGAGACCCCTGAATCTCACATATATTCCGCTGATCTTCCAg GCCTGAAGAAAGAGGAAATAAAGGTGGAAGTTGAGGATTCAAGATACCTGATAATAAGAACTGAAGCTGCCAATGAAACCACAGAACCAACAAGGAGTTTCTTGAGGAAATTTCGGCTACCTGGAATGGTGGATATGAATGGAATTTGTGCTAGTTATAGAGATGGTGTTTTGACAATCACAGTTCCAAGAACTCTTGTGAGAAGGGGATTTTTCATTGAGCCAGCTGACTTGCCAGAAAGGATGGTGAATCTTGGTGCTAGAGCTGCTTGA
- the LOC104214444 gene encoding uncharacterized protein — translation MVSLAFIIGSTSTDSIDSSNPLFLYPSYIPGISLVHTLYFCSGFGGLKRSVIVSLSAKNKIAIIDGSCPKPTDNSLNLKQWNRCNNIIISWLTSSLSPEIAESGALDIASYFNKLIKLWDELRVMRSNKVNARACLIKAGLLREEEEDRVHQFPMGLNEIYVGVRNNILMMQYNQSVSFDQNKGGMVNLFCKYCNKHGDLIDKCCKLHDFPPNFKFIKGKRVAARVATENESSNGFTSHPSGLTPSSITVVVENHDHQGSAMPGLTQQ, via the exons ATGGTGTCTCTTGCTTTTATCATTGGTAGCACTAGTACTGATTCTATTGATTCATCTAATCCTTTGTTTTTGTATCCCTCTTATATACCCGGTATCTCTCTAGTTCACACGCTATATTTTTGTTCTGGTTTTGGTGGGTTGAAGAGGAGTGTTATTGTATCTTTGTCTGCTAAAAATAAGATTGCAATTATTGATGGTTCATGTCCTAAACCTACTGATAATTCACTCAATCTCAAACAATGGAATAGATGTAATAACATTATCATATCCTGGTTGACGAGCTCGCTCTCTCCAGAAATAGCAGAGAGT GGAGCTCTTGACATTGCTTCTTATTTCAACAAGCTCATAAAGTTATGGGATGAACTAAGGGTAATGCGTAGCAATAAAGTAAATGCACGTGCATGTCTTATCAAAGCTGGACTTTTGAGGGAGGAAGAAGAGGATAGAGTTCATCAGTTTCCTATGGGTCTTAATGAGATATATGTTGGagtcaggaataatattttgatgaT GCAGTATaatcaaagtgtgagttttgatcAGAATAAGGGTGGTATGGTTAATCTATTTTGTAAATATTGCAATAAGCATGGGGATTTAATTGATAAGTGTTGCAAGCTTCATGACTTTCCACCAAACTTCAAGTTCATAAAAGGGAAGAGAGTTGCAGCACGTGTCGCTACAGAAAATGAGTCCTCAAATGGCTTTACTTCTCATCCCTCTGGTCTTACTCCTAGTTCTATCACTGTTGTGGTTGAAAATCATGACCATCAAGGGTCTGCAATGCCTGGATTGACACAGCAGTAA